A region from the Polaribacter sp. Hel1_33_78 genome encodes:
- a CDS encoding OmpH family outer membrane protein translates to MKKIFLLVFLLFTATNFWSQRNQIIAYIDMEYILENVPEYMQAQNTLDAKIGKWRKKLDKQARHIEVLKSDLANEKVILTKDLIEEKEEEITLKQFELRRLESLYFGPKGDMFLVRKQLVKPIQDQVFNAIQGIAKRKKYDFVFEKSSDLIMLYSNKKYDISELVLSTIDRTRLASEKKEQKRKKANAPGKELTEAQKEVIAKKTADKELKLAEAKNKKVQAVAKKVADKEAKKKAIAEKRAALIKKREEQRKVLREKKEALRKKKEEERKKKENN, encoded by the coding sequence ATGAAAAAAATATTTTTATTAGTTTTTCTGTTATTTACAGCCACAAACTTTTGGTCCCAAAGAAATCAAATTATTGCATATATAGATATGGAGTACATTCTAGAAAATGTTCCAGAATATATGCAAGCGCAAAATACATTAGATGCTAAAATTGGAAAATGGAGAAAAAAATTAGACAAGCAAGCACGTCATATAGAAGTGCTAAAATCTGACTTAGCGAACGAAAAAGTAATTTTAACGAAAGATTTAATCGAAGAAAAAGAAGAGGAAATTACTTTAAAACAATTTGAATTAAGACGTTTAGAATCTTTATACTTTGGTCCTAAAGGAGATATGTTTTTGGTAAGAAAACAATTGGTAAAGCCTATTCAAGATCAAGTTTTTAATGCGATACAAGGGATTGCAAAAAGAAAGAAGTACGATTTTGTATTTGAAAAATCTAGTGATTTGATTATGTTGTATTCAAATAAAAAATACGATATTAGCGAACTTGTTTTATCTACAATAGATAGAACAAGATTAGCAAGCGAAAAAAAGGAGCAAAAAAGAAAAAAAGCGAATGCTCCTGGCAAAGAGTTAACGGAAGCACAAAAAGAAGTTATTGCTAAAAAAACTGCAGATAAAGAATTAAAGCTAGCAGAAGCGAAGAATAAAAAAGTGCAGGCAGTTGCTAAAAAAGTAGCAGATAAAGAAGCGAAGAAAAAAGCAATTGCAGAAAAAAGAGCCGCTCTTATTAAAAAACGAGAAGAACAAAGAAAAGTTTTAAGAGAAAAGAAAGAAGCCCTCAGAAAGAAAAAAGAGGAAGAACGAAAGAAGAAAGAAAATAATTAA